From Cherax quadricarinatus isolate ZL_2023a unplaced genomic scaffold, ASM3850222v1 Contig1370, whole genome shotgun sequence, the proteins below share one genomic window:
- the LOC138851643 gene encoding zinc finger protein 271-like has translation MSTPPEEESDQAAQILVHPEEKLYKSSECLEHFLHTGIHKIKKMLQCSECQKIFSKKSDLVRHSRIHTGEKPYQCSQCLKDFSQKSSLAQHMKIHTGEKPHRCSECLKNFSNKSGLIHHIQIHTKVKPYQCSECLKDFNHKSGLIQHMKIHSGERPHQCSECVKSFSSKSALIQHMKIHTGVKPYECSECLKAFNYKSDLVKHIRIHTGEKPYECSVCLKGFSQRYSLVQHMKIHTEEKPYQCSECLKVFSHKSDLIRHMRTHTGEKPYQCSVCLKDLSQKSSLVQHMKIHTEGKPYHCSKCLKDLSQKSSLALHMKIHTEEKPHQCSECLKVFNHKSDLLRHIRIHTGEKPYQCSECGKDFSQKSHLTSHKKIHSGEKLYQCSECLKDFIYKSSLAQHMKIHTGEKPYQCLECGKEFNQKSHLVLHKKIHTGEKPHHCTECGKKFSQKSHLLSHKKIHTGEKPFKCLECLKDFTKKYHLAQHTKIHTGEKPFHCSECLKDFSAKSNLIKHLRIHNRDKNSISFQYV, from the coding sequence ATGTCTACCCCACCTGAAGAAGAATCTGATCAAGCAGCACAAATTTTAGTTCATCCAGAAGAGAAACTGTATAAAAGTTCTGAGTGTCTGGAGCACTTTTTACATACCGGGattcataaaataaaaaaaatgcttcagtgttcagagtgtcaaaAAATTTTTTCTAAAAAATCTGATTTAGTAAGACACTCTAGAATTCATACTGGAGAAAAACCATACCAGTGTTCCCAGTGTCTAAAAGATTTCTCCCAGAAATCTAGTCTAGCACAACACATGAaaattcatactggagagaaaccacatCGATGCTCAGAATGTCTGAAGAACTTTTCAAATAAATCGGGTTTAATAcatcacatacaaattcataccaaagtgaaaccatatcaatgttcagaatgTTTAAAAGATTTTAATCATAAATCTGGTTTAATACAACACATGAAAATTCATAGTGGAGAGAGACCacatcagtgctcagagtgtGTGAAAAGCTTTTCCAGTAAATCTGCTTTAATACAGCATATGAAAATTCATACTGGAGTGAAGCCATATGagtgttctgagtgtctgaaagCCTTTAACTATAAATCTGATTTAGTAAAACACATTAGAATTCATACTGGAGAAAAACCATATGAATGTTCTGTGTGTCTAAAAGGTTTTTCCCAAAGGTATAGTTTAGTACAACACATGAAAATTCACACTGAGGAaaagccatatcagtgttcagaatgtctgaaagtTTTTTCCCATAAATCTGATTTAATAAGACACATGAGAACTCACACTGGAGAAAAACcataccagtgttcagtgtgtctaaAAGACCTTTCCCAAAAATCTAGTTTAGTACAGCACATGAAAATTCACACTGAAGGGAAACCATATCATTGTTCAAAGTGTTTAAAGGACCTTTCCCAAAAATCTAGTTTAGCACTTCACATGAAAATTCACACTGAAGAAAAGCcacatcagtgttcagagtgtctgaaagtTTTTAACCATAAATCTGATTTATTAAGACACATTAGAATTCATACTGGAGAAAAACCATACCAGTGTTCAGAGTGTGGAAAAGATTTTTCCCAAAAATCTCATTTAACATCACACAAAAAAATCCATTCTGGAGAAAAactatatcagtgttcagagtgtctaaaagaCTTTATCTATAAATCAAGTTTAGCACAGCACATGAAGATTCATACtggagaaaaaccatatcagtgtttagAATGTGGAAAAGAATTTAACCAAAAATCTCATTTAGTTTTACACAAAAAAATCCATACTGGAGAAAAACCACATCACTGTACAGAGTGTGGAAAAAAGTTTTCCCAAAAATCTCATTTATTATCCCACAAGAaaattcatactggagagaaaccattcAAGTGTTTAGAGTGTCTGAAAGACTTTACCAAAAAATATCATTTAGCTCAGCACACAAAAATtcacacaggagagaaaccatttcATTGCTCGGAGTGTCTGAAAGATTTTTCAGCAAAATCAAATTTAATAAAACACTTAAGAATTCATAATAGAGATAAAAACAGCATCAGTTTTCAGTATGTCTAA